The nucleotide window CGCGCTACTGCCCGAGTATCGAAGATAAAATCAACCGTTTTGGCGACCGCGACGGGCACCAGCTGTTCCTCGAACCGGAACAGGCTGACATCGGGCGCGTGTATATCAACGGCTTCAGCTCCAGCTTGCCAGCAGACATCCAGTTGGCTGCAATTCATACGATTCCGGGTCTTACCCGCGCTAAGGTTTTGCAAATCGGTTACGCTGTCGAATATGATTCTGTCGATGCTACTCAGCTTTATCCGACGTTCGAATGCAAGAACGTTCCCGGCATCTATTTTGCAGGTCAGGTTTGCGGCACAAGCGGTTACGAAGAAGCCGCCGGTCAGGGTCTTATGGCGGGCATCAACGCTGCTCTCAAGGTCAAGGGCGAGGAACCGTTCATTCTCGGACGTTCCGAAAGTTACCTCGGCGTAATGGTCGATGACCTTGTGAACATTTTGCTCGACGAACCGTACCGCATGTTTACGAGCCGCGCCGAATACCGCTTGTTCCTCCGCAGCGATAACGCCGAGATGCGTCTCAAGGAAAAGGCTCGTAAGATTGGCATGATTAGCGACCGCGACTGGTTTGATTGGGATCGCCGCAAGAACCTCATGGCGGACCTCAAAACGAAATTTGCAGAAACATCCGCAACGCCGGAAGAGGCAAATATCATTCTCGAAGCGGGCGGTCAGGCTCTTGCAACGGAGCGCACCCGCTGGATCAACGTGCTCCGCCGACCGGGCATCGATCCCGAAACGTTCTTCAAGGAGGCTGCTCCGGATGCCCAAATCACGCGCCGCGACCAGTGGTACATGTACGCCGAAGAGCTCTACGCTGGATTCTTTGATCGCCAGGAACGCGAAATTGACGACCAGAAGAAGATGGAAAAGGTCAAACTTTCACCGGATTTGGATTATATGTCGATTTCTGCCATTAGTATCGAGAGCCGCCAGCGCCTGAACGCGCACAAGCCGCTCACGCTTGGGCAAGCAAGCCGCGTTCCGGGCATCCGCCCCGCCGACATCACCGTCCTCGCGCATTGGCTGGAAAATAGGTCGTAGGTTTTAGGTTACAGGTTATAGGGAAATAGTCGCGGCTTCGCCGCCCTTTAAAAATTTGCGTAGCAAATGATTATTTACCCTAACCCCTAAAACCTAATACCTAACCCCTAACCTCTCACTTGCATTTTCCCAATTTTTTACTATTTTTGCGCCCGTCAACTTAAACAATTTTCCAAGAGGTATATTTATGGCAGAAGAAGCAGAAGTCAAATCCACAGAAGAAGTTAAGCCTCAGGAAACAAAATCCCAAGAAAAATCTCAAGCTAAGAAGGCTCCGTCCAAGAAAAAGCGCCCGTTCAACGGTAAGCGCAAGGGCGCTGCTCCTGCTGCAAAGAAGCCGGCTGTCTTTAGTGATTCCCTGGAAGATCGTTTCCCGAACCTCGCTGCAAAGCTCAAGAAGTCCATCGAAGATGGTATCAAGCAGAAGATCAAGGACGCTCAGAACGATCCGAAGGTCAAGGCCGCCTCTAAGAAATTTGCTAAGGATAAGTAATTTTACTTCTCAAAATTTTTTGAAATGCTCCGCAATGCCGCGGGGCATTTTTTTTATAGAATTTTAAAATATCAAAAGCGAGATTTTACTTCAAAATCAAATTGCCAAGAAATCGTATTGATAACAAAAGCGTCGGCCAAGGATGGGGAGGGTGCAGGGAGGGGCCCGTGCGGCCTTCGCAACTCCGAGCTGGGGCCCCGCCCGCATGAAGTACTTTTTTTTGATTAAAATAGAAGCATCCACTCAAGGCAGAATGCCTTATCCTAACTTGCCAAATACCCCTTCAATAGTTAATTTTATGGCGCTTACGGGAGCTCGTAAAACGGGCTGAGAGGAAGTTGAAAACTTCGACCGAACCTGATTTGGATAATGCCAACGTAGGGAGGTTCCATTGAACTCAAATCCAGTCAAAATCAACGGTGAAAACGTCACGGCAGCAGGCATGACCATTGCCGAATATTTGGCGTCCGCAAATTACGATACAAAACGCATCGCCGTTGAGCGCAATTTGGAAATCGTCCCGAAAGCAAAGTATGCTGAAGTCGTTCTTGAAGCGGGCGATGTCGTTGAAGTTGTAAACTTTGTCGGGGGCGGGTGATGACCTGCGATAAAATCCCGAGCAGGGAAGAGTTCAGACGCGCACTCGTACAAAAGCAGGGCGAAGAAATCGTTCAGAAACTAGAACAGGCCACAGTTGCCATCTGTGGTGTAGGTGGACTCGGCTCTAACGTTGCCATCAATCTTGCTCGCGCGGGCATCAAGAAGCTCATTCTCGTGGATTTTGACCGTGTTGACGTGACGAACTTGCAGCGCCAGCAGTACAAGATTTCTCAAGTCGGAACGCCTAAAGCGTTTGCTCTCGTCGAGAACTTGAAAGAAATCGCGCCGTACACAGAACTCGAAGCGTACGATGAAAAAATCACGGAAGAAAACATCGACAAGTTCGTTGCAAATGCCGATGTTGTGTGCGAAGCGTTCGACAATCCCGAAGCGAAAGCGATGCTCGTGAATGCGGTGCTTGAAAAGTATCCGCAAAAATATCTCGTCGCAGCCTCTGGAATGGCGGGCACGGACGATGCGAATTCTATCAAGACGCGCAAAATTTCAAAACATTTTTACCTTTGTGGCGATGGCAAAAGCGACGTGACTCAAGGGCTTGAGCTCCTCGCTCCACGCGTGCAGATTTGCGCAGCGCATGAGGCGCTCACGATTATCCGGATTATTGCCGGTCTAGAAGTTTAACATAAAGGACATGCAAATGAATTCTGACAAACTTGTTATTGGCGGTCATGAATTTGATTCTCGTTTTATTCTCGGTTCTGGAAAGTATTCCCTCAAGCTCATTGAAGCTGCGGTCAAGGATGCGGGCGCTCAAATTGTAACGCTTGCCGTTCGCCGTGCAAACACGAAGGAACACGAAAACATCCTCGACTACATTCCGAAAAACGTCACGCTTTTGCCGAACACATCGGGCGCCCGCAATGCCGAAGAAGCAGTCCGCATCGCAAGACTCTCCCGTGAACTTGGTTGCGGTGACTTTGTGAAAATCGAAATCATGCGCGATACCAAGTACTTGCTCCCGGACAATGCCGAAACGATCAAGGCCACCGAAACACTTGCAAAGGAAGGCTTCGTGGTGATGCCTTACATGTACCCGGATTTGAACGTGGCACGTGACCTCGTGAATGCCGGTGCTGCCGCCGTGATGCCGCTTGCATCGCCGATTGGTTCGAACAAGGGACTTTGCACAAAAGAATTTATTCAAATTTTGATTGACGAAATCGATCTCCCGATTATCGTTGATGCTGGCATCGGTAAACCGTCCGAAGCTTGTGCCGCCATGGAAATGGGCGCTGCCGCTATTATGGCAAACACCGCTCTTGCAACGGCTGGCGATCTCACACAAATGGCAACCGCATTCAAGCTGGCGATTGAAGCAGGCCGCAAGGCTTACCTCGCTGGGCTTGGTCGCGTGCTTTCCCGTGGCGCATCCGCATCTGACCCGCTCACAGGATTCTTGAGGGATTAAGATGGCTGAACGCAAAGACAACAATTACTTTTTTGATTCTGGGAATCTTTCTCCTGCGGCGCTTGAACGCAAGCACAGGATCGAAACGGATCCGTCTGTTCGCACGAACATCATGGAATACCTGCCGGGAATGGAAGTCATCCAGTCCGACATCCGCGACAAGGTTCTCGATGCATTCGAAAACTACGACGCTTCCAAATATACGGCTCGTGATGTGCAATTCGCTTTGCAGCACGACACTTGCTCTATCGAAGATTTCAAGGCTTTGCTTTCACCGGCTGCAGCGCCGTTCCTCGAACAGATGGCCGCCAAGGCAAAGATTGAGACGGGCCGCCATTTCGGCAACAACGTCTATCTCTTTACGCCGCTTTACATCGCGAACTACTGCGAAAACTACTGCGTCTATTGCGGTTTCAACTGCTACAATCACATCAAGCGCATGCAGCTAAACATGGAGCAGATTGAGCACGAGATGAAGGTCATCGCCGACAGCGGCATGGAAGAAGTCTTGTTGCTCACGGGTGAAAGCCGCGCGAAAAGCAGCGTCGAATACATCGGCGAAGCTTGCAAGCTTGCCCGCAAGTATTTCAAGCTCGTTGGCGTCGAAGTTTACCCGGTGAATGTCGATGAATACAAGTATTTGCATGAATGCGGTGTTGATTACGTGACGGTGTTCCAGGAAACATACGACCGCAAGCGTTATGAACAACTTCATTTGCTCGGTCACAAGCGCGTATTCCCTTATCGCTTTGATTCTCAGGAACGTGCCCTTATGGGCGGCATGCGTGGTTGCGGATTCTCGGCGCTTCTCGGGCTTTCGGATTTCCGCCGTGACGCCCTCGCAAGCGCTCTGCACGTTTACTACTTACAAAAGAAGTATCCGCATGCAGAAATGAGCCTCAGCTGCCCGCGTTTACGTCCAATCGTGAATAACGAAAAAATTAGCCCGCTCGACGTTCATGAACGCGAACTTTGCCAGGTGCTTTGCGCTTACCGCATCTTCCTCCCGTTCGTGGGCATCACGGTTTCGAGCCGCGAAAGCAAGGAATTCCGCAACGGTATCGTGAAAATTGCCGCAACGAAAGTTTCTGCTGGCGTTTCAACGGGTATCGGCGACCACGAGAGCAAGTACAGCGGTCACGATGACGGGGAAGGCGGCGACGAACAGTTCGAAATCAACGATGGTCGCAGCATCGACAAAATGTACGCTGACATGAGCGGCGAAGGCATGCAGCCTGTGCTGAACGACTACCTGTACGTATAACGTGCACAGATTTCTCTTGCCATAGAGTACGATTTTTCGATTGAAACTATACAGAAAGCTCCGGATTTGATCCGGAGCTTTTTGTTCTTTAACAACCAATCTATTTCTTTCTCTTTGCACAACCTTTGCGGCCGTAGGTCGAGAAGCAAGTTCCATAATCAGACATGTATGCCGAGTTCCACTCGCCTTCGTTTGGAATAATGAATACTTCTACGGAATAGCCGGGATTATCTACATCAGACCAACGGATACTTAACGTATAACGGGTGTTGTCATTAATTTTTCCAGCATTAAGGGCTTTGCTTTGGAATAGCGTTCTCTTAGGTGCTGTTCTGTAGTATGTGGTGCTGCCTTTTTGCCATGGAATAGAGGTGTACGTTTCGCCTCCATTTTTGTAATTACCAACTCCTTTAAGTCTGTCGGCGATAATATCGGCGACTCCATCGAAGTTAGCTTCTTTCAAGGCTGTATAGAATGTTCCGTCTTCGCCAATCATTTCGCTAATATTGTTGGAATTATTAGCGCTATTATGGCTTCCCTGAACGTTTATGGAAAGCTTACCATGTAACTCGATTACGAATAGTGTTGCGCCTTGTTTTGATGAAAGACCGTTATTCAGTTTTCTCAAAAGTTCTTTTTTCTTATCGGCACTCTGCTTTTGGGTTGGGTCGTAGTGCGACATGGCATCGCTATCCTCAATAAGCGCTAAATTGATTGAGTTTCTGAGGTCATACAGTTTCATCAGGTCGATTTTTTCACGAGCCTTTTCACCGGCACCGAACATCTTCGGCATTGCCACGGTGGAAAGAATACTCATAATAGCGAGGACCACCATAAGCTCCATGAGGGTGATACCCCTCTTTGAATTTACAGTTTTCATAATATCGCTCCGTTTTTAGGATTCTTAATCCTTGTTACATAAAGATATATAACTATATATATTTTGGAAAGATAATTGTGATAAAAATGTAAATTTTGTGCAGTTTTTCACAATTTTTAAACTATAAAATGCTCTATTCCAAAGCAGAGCAATATTTTCTACCTTTAAAACATGAAAAATCTTGATACAACGCTCTATTTTATTACCGATAGTACAAGTGTACCTGAGGATCGTTTTTTGCCAACGGTTGAGGCCGCATGTAAGGGTGGGGCGACCCTCATCCAGCTCCGCGAAAAGAACCGCTCGACACGTGAATACATGGAACTTGCAACTGCAACGCACGAAGTTACGAAATGTTATGGAATCCCGCTGATTATCGATGACCGTGTTGACGTCGCTCTGGCCATCGGGGCCGAAGGTGTGCATGTGGGGCAGACGGACATGCCAGTGGCGGTGGCTCGCCAGCTGATGGGTGCAGATAAAATAATAGGTGCGACGACAAAAACGGTTCCGCAGGCACTTGAAGCTTACGAGCAGGGTGCCGATTATCTGGGCGTGGGCGCGATTTATCCGACGACGACAAAGGTGGTTACGATCCTTACGAGTGTCGATACGCTCAAGGCGATTGTAAAAGCCGTGCCTATCAAGGTGAATGCTATCGGTGGGCTCAATAAGGATAATATCGATGTGCTTAATGGCTCCGGAATTTCAGGCATTTGCGCTGTTTCTGCAATTATGAAGGCCGCAGATCCAGAACGCGCCACAAGAGAATTGAAGCAAGCGTTCTTGAAATTAGTGGTTGGTGGTTAGGATTACAATAGGAACGTTCCTTTTACGATCCTGTTTACTAACCACTTAAAACATCCCTGCTTACTAACCACTTCCTACTTCCTACCGTCTACTTCCGACTTCCTACTTCCAACTTCCTACTATTTACTATCTTTCTCCGCGATGAAAAAGAATTTAAAGAACTCTTTGTCGTTCGTTGTTGATGTGGGAAACTCCCATACAGTTCTTGGAATTTTCAAGGGTGACAAGGTTGTTGACCATTGGAGACTCACGACCCGCAAGGAAACCACTTCGGACGAAGTGATGAATCGCGTAGGCGGTCTCATTCATTTTTCGAAAATCAAGCCGGAATCGGTGACGCATGTTGGGCTTTCGACCGTGGTGCCTTCGCTTGAACGCCCGTGGGTCAAGGCTTTGCAGACGCTCCTCAAGCGCCCTGTGCAAGTGGTGAGTTCTACGAACTGCCTCAATTGCCCGATTGCATACCCGAACCCGAGTACGCTTGGAGCAGACCGTCTTTGCAATATTATTGCGCTCAAGGAACGCGGCTACTCTGATGCAATTGTTATCGATATGGGCACCGCCACGACTTTTGACGTAATGAAGGATGGCGGATTTGCCGGCGGTATCATCATTCCTGGCATTAGCGCTAGCCTCGATGTGCTTACCGAAAAAGCGGCTCGCCTTTTGCCGGTTAGCATTGAATGGCCTAAGCACCTTATTGCAAACAACACTGACGATGCCATTCGCGCAGGCCTCTTGTTCGGATTCATGGCCGAACTCGAAACGCTCGTTGCAAAAATCAAGCAGGAAATGGGTAAGAAGGATGTTCCTGTTTTTGCAACTGGCGGTTGGGGTAGAACCATCGTCGGGCATACAAAAATTATTGATACTTACGATCCATATTTAACGTTGGACGGAGTCCGTCTTGTTGCGCTTCGCGGAGATTCCGCTGCCGAAGTCATCGACAAGGACGCCGAAGAATAATTTATTCGAGAGGGGAGAATGAGGGCATTTTTTGCAGGTCTTGCTTTAGCAACAGCAGTTTTTGCCGAGAGTGGTTTTTCTACAGTCGTCGGTTCCGAGCGAACCCGCAATTTGCGCGGCCTTGAATACGCTCCAATGCTTTTGGAATACCATCGCCAAACGCTGGGCGAGGGGCGCCATTTCTTTACTTACCCGCGCCGCGATACGACATTTCGCAAGAATTTTTACAAGAATCACAAGAATTCGATGGCGTTCTTTGAAAGCGACAGCAATTCTTCCCATAAATTCGCTATTGCTGTATCTCCGATACTTGGTATAGAATATAAATCCTCAACCGTGATTGGCGATACGATTTGGCCTGCGATTGATGGCGGGCTTTATGTTCGCGGCTATGCGGATTCCCTCGATTTTGATCTTGATGCGCGAATTTATTCTGAGGGTCATTCAGCAAAAAAGCCCAAGAGTTACGACTACGAAGTTTTCGACGTGCAGTCCAAGGATCGAGGCGATGGGGGAATTGATTATGTGAGCTTTGCCCGTTACCGCGCACACCTTGCTTTAAACTACGCGTGGGCGCGCCTCCAGCTTGCTCGCGATGTTTTGCACTGGGGCCCAGGCTACTACAACAATCTTTCGCTGAACCAGTTTGCGCTTCCGTACAACATGCTTTCGCTAGACCTGACGTTTGGCCCTTTGCGAATCTATAGTGTATATGCTGACCTTCGCGTAAATTCTTGGAGCTACAGCAAAGATAATTTGAACGAACGCAATTTTTACGCGCATCGCTATGAAGTCGCTCTTAAGCATGTGACTTTCGGAATCTCGGAATTGCAAGTCCTTTATAACGAAAATAAACCTTGGCTTTTTGTGCCAATCGCTCCGCTTTTTATTGAAAAGGGGAATTATACGGAACGAGTCAACAATGGTGCCGTGGCCTTTGATTTTAACGTGCAACTGTTTAAAATGGCGCGCGTCTATGGTGAATTCTTTTTAGATGATATGGAATCGCCGTATGCGGTTTACGAAAATCGTTACAGCAACAACCGTTGGGCCGCGATGTTTGGCTTCCAAGTCGCTCACGATATGGAAGTAAAAGGCAAAGTGCTTCAACTCGGAACTATAGCCGAAATAGCCCGCGTAGAACCGTTTACGTATTGCCATTACGATACAGCCCAGGCGCAAATAGCACACTTGGGGCACCCTCTAGGAAACCCGAACGGTCCGAATTCTCTTGCTATCGACTGGACCGTTTATAGCCGGCTTTTATGGAGTCCCTGGACCGATATTTTCTTGGGAATCCATAACAAATGGCTTTGGAAAGGCAAGGATTACGGGAGCGACATAGACGACCCTTACAAGACGGTTCGAAAAAAATTTATCGAAAAAGCCCCGTTGCAATACACTATTTCGCCCTCGCTTAGCTATAACGGGCAATATGCTTCTTTTGAATTAGAGCTGATTTTTGGAAAAAATAGTGTTTTTTTTGTTAACACTACCTTCCATTGGTAGCATATTGTAACTATATTGTAAATTACAGAATGCTTATTGTAAGCTTTTCTGAGTAAAAAAATAGGTGTTTAAACATGTCTAAAGTGATGGGACTGTTCGCAAATTTTAG belongs to Fibrobacter succinogenes and includes:
- the thiF gene encoding thiamine biosynthesis protein ThiF translates to MTCDKIPSREEFRRALVQKQGEEIVQKLEQATVAICGVGGLGSNVAINLARAGIKKLILVDFDRVDVTNLQRQQYKISQVGTPKAFALVENLKEIAPYTELEAYDEKITEENIDKFVANADVVCEAFDNPEAKAMLVNAVLEKYPQKYLVAASGMAGTDDANSIKTRKISKHFYLCGDGKSDVTQGLELLAPRVQICAAHEALTIIRIIAGLEV
- a CDS encoding thiazole synthase; translation: MNSDKLVIGGHEFDSRFILGSGKYSLKLIEAAVKDAGAQIVTLAVRRANTKEHENILDYIPKNVTLLPNTSGARNAEEAVRIARLSRELGCGDFVKIEIMRDTKYLLPDNAETIKATETLAKEGFVVMPYMYPDLNVARDLVNAGAAAVMPLASPIGSNKGLCTKEFIQILIDEIDLPIIVDAGIGKPSEACAAMEMGAAAIMANTALATAGDLTQMATAFKLAIEAGRKAYLAGLGRVLSRGASASDPLTGFLRD
- the thiH gene encoding 2-iminoacetate synthase ThiH, whose product is MAERKDNNYFFDSGNLSPAALERKHRIETDPSVRTNIMEYLPGMEVIQSDIRDKVLDAFENYDASKYTARDVQFALQHDTCSIEDFKALLSPAAAPFLEQMAAKAKIETGRHFGNNVYLFTPLYIANYCENYCVYCGFNCYNHIKRMQLNMEQIEHEMKVIADSGMEEVLLLTGESRAKSSVEYIGEACKLARKYFKLVGVEVYPVNVDEYKYLHECGVDYVTVFQETYDRKRYEQLHLLGHKRVFPYRFDSQERALMGGMRGCGFSALLGLSDFRRDALASALHVYYLQKKYPHAEMSLSCPRLRPIVNNEKISPLDVHERELCQVLCAYRIFLPFVGITVSSRESKEFRNGIVKIAATKVSAGVSTGIGDHESKYSGHDDGEGGDEQFEINDGRSIDKMYADMSGEGMQPVLNDYLYV
- the mnmG gene encoding tRNA uridine-5-carboxymethylaminomethyl(34) synthesis enzyme MnmG is translated as MIIAEFDVVVVGGGHAGIEATHAAWKIGVKTAMLTMDLNAIGRMSCNPAVGGVAKGQIVRDIDALGGLMGLLTDKAGIQFRMLNMSKGPAVWGPRAQCDMKYYSEVARETMESLQGLTLIQGELAAFERMNDGRLELTLLNGDRYITRALVITSGTFLASKMFTGLETSIGGRVGEPSADKLSECLAKNGIRLRRLKTGTPSRLDPDSIDFNECDVQHGDDKPWPMSDRHFDGATPDKFWGDQANKFIRNDCVCWITRTNIKTHDILRSGFKDSPMFSGRIHGKGPRYCPSIEDKINRFGDRDGHQLFLEPEQADIGRVYINGFSSSLPADIQLAAIHTIPGLTRAKVLQIGYAVEYDSVDATQLYPTFECKNVPGIYFAGQVCGTSGYEEAAGQGLMAGINAALKVKGEEPFILGRSESYLGVMVDDLVNILLDEPYRMFTSRAEYRLFLRSDNAEMRLKEKARKIGMISDRDWFDWDRRKNLMADLKTKFAETSATPEEANIILEAGGQALATERTRWINVLRRPGIDPETFFKEAAPDAQITRRDQWYMYAEELYAGFFDRQEREIDDQKKMEKVKLSPDLDYMSISAISIESRQRLNAHKPLTLGQASRVPGIRPADITVLAHWLENRS
- the thiE gene encoding thiamine phosphate synthase is translated as MKNLDTTLYFITDSTSVPEDRFLPTVEAACKGGATLIQLREKNRSTREYMELATATHEVTKCYGIPLIIDDRVDVALAIGAEGVHVGQTDMPVAVARQLMGADKIIGATTKTVPQALEAYEQGADYLGVGAIYPTTTKVVTILTSVDTLKAIVKAVPIKVNAIGGLNKDNIDVLNGSGISGICAVSAIMKAADPERATRELKQAFLKLVVGG
- a CDS encoding Tfp pilus assembly protein FimT/FimU, whose product is MKTVNSKRGITLMELMVVLAIMSILSTVAMPKMFGAGEKAREKIDLMKLYDLRNSINLALIEDSDAMSHYDPTQKQSADKKKELLRKLNNGLSSKQGATLFVIELHGKLSINVQGSHNSANNSNNISEMIGEDGTFYTALKEANFDGVADIIADRLKGVGNYKNGGETYTSIPWQKGSTTYYRTAPKRTLFQSKALNAGKINDNTRYTLSIRWSDVDNPGYSVEVFIIPNEGEWNSAYMSDYGTCFSTYGRKGCAKRKK
- the thiS gene encoding sulfur carrier protein ThiS, coding for MNSNPVKINGENVTAAGMTIAEYLASANYDTKRIAVERNLEIVPKAKYAEVVLEAGDVVEVVNFVGGG
- a CDS encoding type III pantothenate kinase, with the protein product MKKNLKNSLSFVVDVGNSHTVLGIFKGDKVVDHWRLTTRKETTSDEVMNRVGGLIHFSKIKPESVTHVGLSTVVPSLERPWVKALQTLLKRPVQVVSSTNCLNCPIAYPNPSTLGADRLCNIIALKERGYSDAIVIDMGTATTFDVMKDGGFAGGIIIPGISASLDVLTEKAARLLPVSIEWPKHLIANNTDDAIRAGLLFGFMAELETLVAKIKQEMGKKDVPVFATGGWGRTIVGHTKIIDTYDPYLTLDGVRLVALRGDSAAEVIDKDAEE